TGCCGGGACTTTGGCAAAGTTTAACTCATCTAGCAGCGTTAAACTGGGCAGCTGTTGTATTAGGAATGCTGGTGATTGCAACTAATATTTTATGGCCCAAGATTAACACTACAATACCGGGTTCTTTAATGGGGCTGGTGTTGGCAACAGCGATCGCATCTTATTTGCATCTTGATGTCCCCACAATTGGAGCCATTCCGCAAGCTTTACCGATGCTCCAAGGTATTCCCCACTGGAATGATTTTGGCTTGATTCGCGAATTGATTAATCCGGCTTTGGCTTTAGCCGCACTGGGAAGTATTGAATCGTTGCTCTCAGCAGTAGTGGCTGATGGTATGACCGTGAGCGAGAAACACAACAGCGATCGCGAATTAATTGGTCAAGGGTTAGCAAATATTATTATTCCATTTTTTGGTGGTATCCCAGCTACAGGTGCGATCGCACGAACTGCTGTCAATGTCCGTTCTGGCGGTAAAACTCGACTGTCTGGGGTAATTCATGGCGTTGCCTTAGCCATTATTGTGTTAACTTTAGCACCCCTAGCAGCGCAGATTCCCTTAGCAGCGCTGGCTGGGATTTTAATGGTGGTTAGTCTGCGGATGATTGAGTGGGAAGCAATTGGCTTACTGCTACGCGCTACCTACTCTGACTTTGCGGTGATGATTCTCACCTGGTTAGTAACAATATTATTTGACTTGGTTCTTGCTGTCGAAGTGGGATTAATTGCAGCCGGAGCCTTATTTATCAAACGTATGAGCGATTTAAGCTTGGCGAAAATCCCGGAAACGGAAGTATTTCCCCCTGGAATTCCTCTGGAATTAGGCAAAGAAATTGCTGTTTATCGCGTAGATGGCCCCGTATTTTTTGGTGCTGCGGAAAGGTTTGTTACCTTTCTACGGGAGCAACCAGAAGTGAAGTATTTAATTCTGCGGTTGCGGTTTGTACCCAATATGGATACGACTGGATTAGTAGCTTTAGAGGATATTTATCACGACTTAGAACGGCATAATTGCCGCTTAATTCTCACAGGTTTACAACCCCAAGTTCAACAATTATTAGAACGTTCGGGATTGTTAAAAAAAATTGGTTTATCTAATTGTTTTGAAACAACAACAGATGCGATTTACTCTCTCACCCCTCTATCTTCTCAACCTGTAGCAGCTAATTTCCAATCAAAAGAATTGATGGAATTAAATGATTAAAATTAACCGCCGATTAAGCCGGATAAACGCCGATTAACGCAGATAATTTGCTAAGTTAAAATGTTGGGTGTGTTATCGCTTTAGCGTAACGCACCCTTCGGGTGACGCTCGTACCTCGCTCTAAGCGAAGCTATGCCGAAGGCTTTACGCTACGCTAACAGCAGTCGCCTGCGGAGGGAAACCCTCCCGCAGCGCTGCTTCACCATCAACAATTCTTTTAAATATAGATATTCCCTATTCAAACACGTTAAATACTACTGGTAAAAAAGTATAAATCCTATGCATTGTACTAGCCCAAATTCAATCTTTAATAATCCGAGACAATTTGTAGAAGGATGGTACTGGGCATTACCATCAAGAAAGTTGAAGGTTGGTAGGGTGAAGGCTGTAACGCTACTGGGTAGAAACTTGGCAATTTATCGAGGAGTTAGCGGTCAGGTGGTAGCGGTGGATGCTTATTGTCCACACATGGGCGCACATTTAGCTGAGGGTAAGGTAGAGGGTGATGGGATTCGCTGCTTCTTTCATAATTGGAAGTATGATGAACGCGGAATTTGTGTAGACGTTCCTTCTCTCGGAAAACCCTTACCTGTGTGTATCAAAACTTGGTCAACGGCAGAAAAGTACGGCATGATTTGGGTGTGGGTGGGAGAAGATCAACCAAGTTCGCTACCCTTTGTGCCTGAATTAGAACAGATAAACTGCGATTATATATTAGGAACTCAGTTTGTCAAAAACTGCCATCCTAATGTGTTGCTGATTAATGCGATTGACGCTCACCACTTTAATACAGTCCACAATTTACCCTTAGAAATTGTATTTGATTCGCAAAGCCTCAATCCTAACGCTATTACCTTCAGTAACACGACACGAGGAGGCGATGACTCCTGGTTAATCCGCCTGATTCGTCCTCTATACCGCAATGAAGTTACTTATAGTATGTGCTATTGGTATGGCAGCACTGGTACTGTGACACTAGGGCCAGATTTTCTGCACTTCTACATCATATTTGCGTTGCGAATGCTCGAAGGTGGTCAAACTGAAGGGCAAACAATATTAGTTACTCCCAAACGACCTGGATGTTTAGGATGGGGTGTAAATCGTGGGTTACTGTGGTTAACGCAGCAGGTTGGTAATTACTTTGCTAAAGGCGATACACAAGTATTTCAAACAATTCAGTTTGATTTGAAGACACCCACCAAAGCAGATCGGTCAATTCTGCAATTTATCCAGCATGTTAATCGCCAGAAAGCCTTAACTTGGGGAACTTGGGAAACTGTTGATAGTCCAGAAGAAAGCGATCGCTCTTCTTCATCTACCTCTGTAATGTTTTAGTATGACTAATATATATAACATTGCCGGACTCGACCTGCCGCACGCAGCCCCCGATAACCGATTGCGACGTATACTAACAGCAGCATTGCCAAATCACAGTGATAATTCTCCGCAGCAGCAATCAGATTATTGGGATGCGAAATTTTTCAACTTGCATCAAGTCCAAATCTTTCAACAAGCAAGTATAGCCGAACAATCTGCCATACTTGGACTTACCAATCGCAGCCTGTTAGAAGAATCCTATTTTATTGAGAAAGTAGGCGTTGGCTATATGGCAAAGATGGTACTGTTAGCTGAAACAGTTGAGGAGCGAATGCTCTACGCCATGTTTAGCGCTGATGAAGCTACCCACCTCAACCAAATAACTAATTTTTTATCAGAATCAGAACCAACTAACAGCAACGATCCATTTCTGAGCTTATTAGCAGAAGTAGTTGAAAGTGCAGACAAAACAGTATTGTTATTTGTGCTTCAGGTAGTACTAGAAGGATGGGGTTTAAGCCATTACCGACGCCTAGCCAAAGAATGTCGCCATCCAGCCTTAGCAGAAGTGTTCGCCAGTTTCCTACACGCAGAAGCACGCCATCACAGCACCGGAACCACCTTATTTAACCAAACACCACTTTCAGCTGATAGCCAAGCAACCATCCTTGATGTGTTGGCCAAATTTCTGTTTATGGTGCAAGTAGGGCCGCAAAACGTCTTATCAGCCATTGAACAAATCAAAGGACATCTGACGCGATCGCAAAAAATCCAAATCCTCGAACAATTAGACACCGAAACCCACAGTGGAACTAGATTACAACTACTGCGATCGCTCATGCAACCAACATCAGCAAAAACCATCCTCCAAATCCTAGACGCACAAGGAGCCTTTGCACCTCTCCCCCCTCATCAATGCGTATATTAATAAAGCAGAAGGGACGAGGTTTTTAAGAGGTTAATTGTTATTTAACAGGACTTACGCAACTGGCACAATGCGATCGTTAGTTCATAGTACATATGTATTAATTAAATCTGATTTTGAAAGCTTTGCCTTCGTAATAGAAGTCGCTGTCTTGGAAGTACTATCGAAATATTCGTGAGAAAATAGGTAGAGGTTATATTAGATAAATTTCGCTAAGGGTAATGAGATTTACTAAGCTTAATTACTGCCAATATTTATTAAGTAGTCAAATTAATTATACAATTACCAATTTGGCAGAGCATTTAGAGAGTATTAGTCATGACGCAATTAACTATTATTTGAAAACCGAAAAATTAACACCTCGTTTACTATGGGATAACGTGAAAGAGGTCGTTGAGTCTGATGAAAATGGTTACATCATATTTGATGATAGCGTTTTAGATAAAAAGTATTCTGAAGAAATAGAAATAGTCAGAAGACAATATAGTGGTAATGAGCATGGTGTCCTGAAAGGCATTGGTGTAGTTAGCTGCGTGTATGTCAACCCTACACTTCAAAGATTTTGGGTCATAGATTATCGAATTTTTAATCCTGATGTCGATGGGAAAACCAAGATAGACCATGTGAAAGATATGCTCCAAAACCTTGTGTATCATAAGCTTTTACCATTTGATACTGTTTTGATGGATACATGGTATGCGGTACACAGTTTAATGCTATATATTGATAGCTTAGACAAAATTTATTATTGCCCTTTAAAAAATAATCGTTTAGTTGATGATACATTTGGTCAAGAAAAATATAAACGGATTGAATTATTAGAATGGAACCAAGAAGAATTAGACTGTGGTAAAATCATAAAAATTAAAGGATTCCCAGCTAATAAAAAAGTGAAACTATTCCGGGTTACTGTTTCTACCAACAGAACGGATTATGTCGCCACTAACGATTTATCTCAAAGTTCCACGGATGTTGTACAACAGGTGTGTAAAATTCGTTGGAAAATAGAGGAGTTTCACAGGGAAATTAAACAACTAACTGGCATTGAATCTTGCCAGTGTCGGAAAGCTAGACTCCAAAGAAATCATATTGCTTGTGCAATGTTGGTTTGGGTTAGGTTAAAGAATTTAGCCTATAGAACTGGCAAAACTATCTATCAAATCAAGCATAACTTGCTTTCTAATTATTTAATTCAGCAACTGAAGCGCCCAAGTATTTTTATGTGCTTGGTTTGATTTATATTGTCGCGTGTCAGGGCTTTGCCCTGCCTGCTATTTGTGCCAATTGCGTAAGTCCTATTTAAATGATTATATTTTTAGAGATTATTTATGGAAACTACTATTCACAAACTATCAGACAACCCAACTACCTATCGCAAACTCCAAATTAACCACACCCGCAACAAACAACAAGACCATACTGCTTTAATGGATGAAGCAGCCGCCAACTTTCGTTATAAAGATTGCCAAGACGAATATTGGAACCCCGAAGAATTTTCCCTACTTTACGGTACACCTTTGTGGGAGCAATCCACCCCACATCAGCGCATCATATTAAACCACCTTTATTGGGTAGCATACTACTCACAAATTGTTTCCGCCGAAATTGCAACCATCTATTTTAATCAAACTAGCGCAGCCGGACTTTACGCTCAAGAAGACTTTCGCTTAATTTGCGATACCTTAGATTTAGAATCCTCCCAAGAACGCGCACATATTAACGCCTTTCGCACAATTGCCAAACAAGTTGAGCAAGCATTATTTGGGGAACTTATTTTTACCTACCCCATGCGCGGCCCCTTTACCGAAACGATGGTTTATGCTGACACCAATGCCTTAAAAACATGGTGGAAAAAGATTCAACTGCAATACTTTGGACTAATTTCTGCAAATAATACATTTTTGGCTTGTCAATATTTCACAGTCCGAGGAGTGCGGACGCTCAATGGCAAATTAGTCCAACATAAACTCAGCAATTATTATCAAAAACATCCTCATCAATATACTGCGCCAATTCCTGCGAAAATTTCTTATTATCACTTTCTAGATGAAAGCTTTCACTTCAATAGTTCGACAATTTTATCTCATGATGTCATTGCTTGCTTGAAACCACCTACTAAATTTGAGCGATTAGTTGCTAATTTAGGATTATTAGGATGTCAGCGCGATCACTTTCACTTTTCGGCGGCAATTAACGGAATTTTTTGGTACGATCCGGCGTTGTATACGAAGATTTATCGCGTATTGCGATCGCCTATTTTTGATATGAGCGAGCGCGATGCTAAAGAAATGATGCGTCGCTGTTTTACACAAGAGTCCGAAGGATTGCACCGCAGTTACTTAACCCATCAAGAAGCGATGCAATCTTATAAGGTATATGTAGAAAAACTCAATTATCTTTGGCGAAGAAATCTAGAAATGTCACTCATGGGTTCTAATTCAATTTCTCGATATTTGGCGACTCAACAAAGTGCTTTTCGACGTTTTGAACAGCATCACGGAGAGGATTGATATTATGTCTGAACTGTGTATAATTTCTTTTCCAAAAACTGATTATTCTCCCATAGCTCTGCAACCTCATCAAAATTTATCTGAACATCTGACGATTCAAAATTCACCTGTATTGTTTGGTTGTCGAACTGGTATTTGCGGAACTTGCTTAGTTGAGGTTATTGGTGACATTGCTCCACCTCAAGCCGATGAACAGGAAATGTTGGATACATTAGCGCCTCACAATCCCAATGCTCGATTAGCTTGTCAGGTTGAGCTTACAGCTAATGTCGAAATTCACAAAATTGAACAATGAATTTGATTAGACTTAGTTTAAAGACTTAGATTTTTAATTTTATGGAAACTGTAAATATCGAGCAAGCTCAAACAAATCTCTCAGAACTTTTGTCACGTGTAGAACTTGGAGAAGAAATCATTATCTCTAACCAAGGCGTTGCGATCGCAAAGTTGGTTCCGTTTCGTGCCTCATCAAATCGACGCCATAGCCTAGGACAAGATCGAGGACGTTTCGTAGTTCCAGAAGACTTTAACGCTCCCTTGCCAGAAGATATTTTGGCGGCATTTGAGGGCGGTGACAAGTGAAACTCTTGCTAGATAGCCAGTGCTGGTTATGGTGGTTTGCTCAACCAGAACGTTTAAATGAAGAGGCGATCGCTCAAATTGCCAATGAGGCTAATGAACTATGGCTCTCAGTTGCCAGTATTTGGGAAATAGGAATAAAAGTTTCGATCGGAAAGTTACCACTGCCAGATTCTCTCGACAGTTATTTTTCTAATCGGATGGCGCAGTTGGGAGTGCGATCGCTTGAGATTACAGCGTCTCATGCTCTACAAGCGGCTGCATTACCTTTGCATCATCGAGATCCTTTTGACAGAATGTTGATTGCACAGGCTCAGATAGAAGCCATGACGCTTGTAAGTGCCGATTCAATTTTTAGCCAATACAATATTTCACTACTTTGGGCAGGTAACTCGTGAGATTTTATTTCAAACTAAACCCAACACCTCAATAGTTTGATATGTTGAGTTTCACTTCAGTTCAAACGCCACTTGCTACAAGCCGGGAAACCCTTTCGGCAGTTGCTCATGGGGGAGACCACGCCAGTTCCTACAACGGAGGGAACCTCCGCAACGGACTGGCTCCCCTACGTACCCGTCACTGCATCACCACCGCAGTGGCTCCCCAACCTACACATCTGTCGCTGAATTACTAGTGTTCATTCGCACATGATTTTAGTTTTAGCTAAAAATCCCAAGGCTTAAATGTCAGTTGAACGAAAAAAAACTAACTGCATACTTTCATAACAAAAAGCCTAAAAATTTATAAAGAATTTCAACTAAACTGCTGTATCCGAGGAAACATAATTAATAGATTTAAGCAAATTTTCTCTTAGCTTAAGGAGGGCCTGATGGTTACAGCAACAGTACCAGGTCAACAGGTCAAAATCGGCCCAACTCAGCTGCTGATTAATAACGAATGGGTAGAAAGTGTCAGCGGCCGCCGGTTTGAAACTATTAACCCAGCTACAGGCGAAGCTATCTGCACAGTAGCAGAGGCAGACGCCGCAGATGTAGATAAAGCTGTGCAAGCAGCGCGTAAGGCCTTTACCAGCGGGGATTGGCGGAAGATGTCTGCTACCCAGCGCGGAGAGTTACTTTACAAGCTAGCTGACTTAATTGAAGAGAATATTGATGAGTTGGCACGGCTGGAAACTCTAGATAATGGCAAGCCTTTACACGATTCCTTGGGTGACTTGGGGTTAGTTATCGCTTGCTACCGCTATTATGCAGGCTGGGCTGATAAGGTGCAAGGTAAAACTATTCCGATCAATGGCCCTTATTTCTGCTATACACGCCATGAGCCTGTGGGTGTGGTTGGTCAAATTATCCCGTGGAATTTCCCACTGTTGATGCAGGCGTGGAAGTTAGCACCAGCTTTGGCTACGGGTAATACTGTGGTGATGAAAACGGCTGAACAAACACCTTTATCTGCTCTGCAGGTAGGTGAGTTGATTGTTGAAGCTGGCTTCCCGCCTGGTGTGGTGAATATACTTTCAGGATACGGCCCAACGGCTGGGGCTGCTATTTCTCGCCACATGGATATTGACAAAGTAGCGTTTACTGGGTCAACTGAGGTAGGGCATCTCATTATGGAAGCTGCTGCCAAGAGTAACCTGAAGCGCGTTACTTTGGAATTGGGTGGTAAGAGTCCTAACATCGTCTTTGCTGATGCTGATATGCGTCAAGCAATAGAAGGTGCCCACCAAGCTTTATTCTTCAATCAAGGACAATGTTGCTGCGCTGGTTCTCGGTTATTTGTGGAAGAAAAATGTTACGACGATTTTGTCTCCTTGGCTGTAGAAAGAGCTAAAAAGCGAGCTGTGGGCGATCCTTTCGATAGCAACACAGAACAAGGGCCGCAAGTAGACAAAGAGCAATTTGACAAAGTGATGGGTTACATCGAGTCAGGAATGCGCGAAGGTGCTCAAATGCTTTGCGGTGGTACTCGTGTAGGAGATAAAGGTTTCTTTATTGCGCCTACAGTGTTTACTGATGTCCGCGATGACATGAAGATTGCTCAAGAGGAAATCTTTGGCCCTGTGATGAGCGTCATCAAATTCAGGGATATTGATGAGGTGATTCAACGGGCAAATAATACTATGTACGGACTCGCCGCTGCCGTGTGGACTCAAGATATTACTAAAGCTCACGCGATCGCAAACAATGTTCGTGCTGGTACAGTTTGGGTAAATTGCTACGACGTGTTCGACGCCGCCGCACCCTTTGGTGGTTTCAAACAATCTGGTATTGGTCGGGAATTGGGCGAGTACGGCTTGCAACAATATACCGAAGTTAAAACCGTCACCATCAAACTGTAAATCCGTCTTTCAATGCTCTAGCTCAAAGTAAGTCTGAGTCTGATTTATCCCCTCTTATGCCTAAAAAATTTGGGTATAAGGGGGGTTACGCATGTGATATTTGTGATGGGTTGGGAATGATAAGTAAATATTGCAGACAACAACCCCAAGAATATTCTTATGATAAATGCGATCGCTAGTAAATTTCGCCAATTAATAATCGCTTGGAAAAGCAATACTGCTTACTTTTACAGAGGTAACGGTAAAAACAAAAGCAAGCATTCCGCAAAACGGCATATCTGGCTAGTATTATTAGGCGGAATTATGGCGCTATTGCTGGTGCTGTCGGTAGCGAACCCAGGACTAGCGCAAAAACCCGAACCCGAACAATCATCAAAATCATTTCTTGTCGCTACACGTGCGATCCCACCCTTTGTATTTGACAACAAAGGTGAACTATCAGGCTTCAGTATCGATCTCTGGCGCAGTATTGCTACCAAGTTAGGCATAGAGTCTAAATTTGTTGAGTATTCAACTGTACCGGATCTGCTGGCTGGTGTTAAAGATGGCAAAGCAAACGTAGGAATTGCAGCGATTTCCATTACCGCCGAACGCCAAGAGAATTTTGATTTTTCTTTACCGATGTTTGCGGCTGGACTGCAAATCATGGTAAGACCCCCAGAAGCAAATGGTGGAGCCTTTTCTAACATTACGCAATTGTTGTTTTCTGCCACGCTTTTGCAGGTAATTGGCATTGCTTTACTGCTGATTGTCGTAGCAGCTCATGTAATTTGGTTGTCTGAGCGCAATCACAAAGAAGGAATGATTGATAAATCATACTTCCCAGGAATTTTTAAAGCCTGTTGGTGGGCAGCTGCAACATTAGCAACTCAAGCCGACGAAATGCCCAAGGGAGTAGTGGGACGGGTAATAGCAATTATCTGGATGTTTATCGGCGTTTTGTTCGTCGCCTACTTTACAGCCGCCGCTACCACTTCGCTAACTGTACAGCAGCTTCAGGGAGATATCAGAAGCGTAGACGATTTGCCAGGTAAGCTAGTAGCAACAACAGCAGGTAGCACAGCCGCCAAATATCTGCGCGAACAAAAAATTTCTGTCTTAGAAGTCCCCAAGATTGAGCAAGCTTATGAGGCTTTACAAAACAAAAAAGCTGATGCTGTAGTCTTTGATGCACCCGTACTGCTATTTTATGCTGCCAATGAAGGTCACGGAAAAGTAGAGATAGTAGGTAGCGTTTTCCGGGAAGAAAACTATGGTATTGTCCTGCCTAATAACAGTCCCTACCGCAAACAAATTAATAGCGCATTGTTGAGTCTCAGAGAAGATGGCACTTATCAATCACTTTATGATAAGTGGTTTGATGCGAAGAAATCTTGATTGGGGCATGGGGCATTGGGTATGGGCGATGCATTAATAAATACTCAAGCAGAATTAATTACACAATGTCATTGCGAATGGAGCGAAGCGGAATGAAGCAATCGCAAGGGCTTAGATTGCTTCGCTTCGCTCGCAATGACTGTAAAGATTTTTGTTTAGGTACTTATAACGAGCCGATGCAATTCGATTGCAGGGCGATGCATTAATATAACGAGCCGATGTAATTCGATTGCATGTCGATGCAATTCAATTGCAGGGTGATGCATTAATATAACGAGCCGATGTAATTCGATTGCATGTCGATGCAATTCAATTGCAGGGCGATGCATTAATATAACAAGCCGATGTAATTCGATTGCATGTCGATGCAATTCAATTGCAGGGCGATGCATTAATATAACAAGCCGATGCGTAGACGCAAAGCGTCTTGTCATAGACATCACATTGTCATCTTAATCTGCCCCCTGCCCCCTGCGCCTTTGCCTCCTACCTTCTCACCCTTCCTGAGCAATTTGGGCTTTTGCCTGTTGCCACAAAGCTTCCAACTCTTCCAAACTGTAATCTGAAAGGGGGCGGTCAACAACTGCCTCCATTTTTTGTAACCTTTGAATAAATCGCTGATTTGTGCCTTGCAAACCAGCGCTAGGATCGAGGTTATTCCAGCGCGCTAGCTGAATTGCTGCAAATAGTAAATCTCCAAATTCGGCTTGTTGTGCTTCTGGGCTTTCTTCGGCTAAAGCCTGGCGAAATTCTGCCAATTCTTCATGGAACTTAGCCCACACCCCCTCAATGTTTTCCCACTCAAACCCTACCGCCGCAGCTTTTTGGGAAATTTTCATCGCCGCCATTAATGGGGGAAGGCTACGCCCATAACGACTGAGTTTCGCACTGAGTTTTTGATTTTCTGGAGATGGTTCGCCTTTTTCTGCGGCTTTGATTTCTTCCCAATTTTGTCGCACTTCTTCAACACTCGCCACTTCCACATCACCAAACACGTGGGGATGACGGCGAATTAACTTTTGGGAAATGCCTTCAGCAACTTCTTTAAGAGAAAATTGTCCTGATTCGCTAGCGATTTGGGCTTGTAAGACTACCTGTAATAATAAATCGCCTAATTCTTCCGCGATCGCCTTTCGTTCGCCACTCTTAATCGCATCCACCACCTCATAAGCTTCCTCGATTACATAAGGTGTCAAACTCTCCGGTGTTTGCGCCAAATCCCAAGGACAACCACCATCAGGCGATCGCAATTTCGCCACCACCTCAATCAATTCCTGTAATGCCGCTAAAGTATCATTCATAGTTATTTGTCATTGGTCATTGGTCATTAGTCAAAAGTTAATACTTATTTCTTCCTTGTCCCCCTTGTCCCC
The genomic region above belongs to Calothrix sp. NIES-2098 and contains:
- a CDS encoding prevent-host-death family protein, with protein sequence METVNIEQAQTNLSELLSRVELGEEIIISNQGVAIAKLVPFRASSNRRHSLGQDRGRFVVPEDFNAPLPEDILAAFEGGDK
- a CDS encoding MazG family protein translates to MNDTLAALQELIEVVAKLRSPDGGCPWDLAQTPESLTPYVIEEAYEVVDAIKSGERKAIAEELGDLLLQVVLQAQIASESGQFSLKEVAEGISQKLIRRHPHVFGDVEVASVEEVRQNWEEIKAAEKGEPSPENQKLSAKLSRYGRSLPPLMAAMKISQKAAAVGFEWENIEGVWAKFHEELAEFRQALAEESPEAQQAEFGDLLFAAIQLARWNNLDPSAGLQGTNQRFIQRLQKMEAVVDRPLSDYSLEELEALWQQAKAQIAQEG
- a CDS encoding PilT domain-containing protein is translated as MKLLLDSQCWLWWFAQPERLNEEAIAQIANEANELWLSVASIWEIGIKVSIGKLPLPDSLDSYFSNRMAQLGVRSLEITASHALQAAALPLHHRDPFDRMLIAQAQIEAMTLVSADSIFSQYNISLLWAGNS
- a CDS encoding Rieske [2Fe-2S] domain-containing protein: MHCTSPNSIFNNPRQFVEGWYWALPSRKLKVGRVKAVTLLGRNLAIYRGVSGQVVAVDAYCPHMGAHLAEGKVEGDGIRCFFHNWKYDERGICVDVPSLGKPLPVCIKTWSTAEKYGMIWVWVGEDQPSSLPFVPELEQINCDYILGTQFVKNCHPNVLLINAIDAHHFNTVHNLPLEIVFDSQSLNPNAITFSNTTRGGDDSWLIRLIRPLYRNEVTYSMCYWYGSTGTVTLGPDFLHFYIIFALRMLEGGQTEGQTILVTPKRPGCLGWGVNRGLLWLTQQVGNYFAKGDTQVFQTIQFDLKTPTKADRSILQFIQHVNRQKALTWGTWETVDSPEESDRSSSSTSVMF
- a CDS encoding extracellular solute-binding protein, with the protein product MINAIASKFRQLIIAWKSNTAYFYRGNGKNKSKHSAKRHIWLVLLGGIMALLLVLSVANPGLAQKPEPEQSSKSFLVATRAIPPFVFDNKGELSGFSIDLWRSIATKLGIESKFVEYSTVPDLLAGVKDGKANVGIAAISITAERQENFDFSLPMFAAGLQIMVRPPEANGGAFSNITQLLFSATLLQVIGIALLLIVVAAHVIWLSERNHKEGMIDKSYFPGIFKACWWAAATLATQADEMPKGVVGRVIAIIWMFIGVLFVAYFTAAATTSLTVQQLQGDIRSVDDLPGKLVATTAGSTAAKYLREQKISVLEVPKIEQAYEALQNKKADAVVFDAPVLLFYAANEGHGKVEIVGSVFREENYGIVLPNNSPYRKQINSALLSLREDGTYQSLYDKWFDAKKS
- a CDS encoding aldehyde dehydrogenase; the protein is MVTATVPGQQVKIGPTQLLINNEWVESVSGRRFETINPATGEAICTVAEADAADVDKAVQAARKAFTSGDWRKMSATQRGELLYKLADLIEENIDELARLETLDNGKPLHDSLGDLGLVIACYRYYAGWADKVQGKTIPINGPYFCYTRHEPVGVVGQIIPWNFPLLMQAWKLAPALATGNTVVMKTAEQTPLSALQVGELIVEAGFPPGVVNILSGYGPTAGAAISRHMDIDKVAFTGSTEVGHLIMEAAAKSNLKRVTLELGGKSPNIVFADADMRQAIEGAHQALFFNQGQCCCAGSRLFVEEKCYDDFVSLAVERAKKRAVGDPFDSNTEQGPQVDKEQFDKVMGYIESGMREGAQMLCGGTRVGDKGFFIAPTVFTDVRDDMKIAQEEIFGPVMSVIKFRDIDEVIQRANNTMYGLAAAVWTQDITKAHAIANNVRAGTVWVNCYDVFDAAAPFGGFKQSGIGRELGEYGLQQYTEVKTVTIKL
- a CDS encoding ferredoxin, which produces MSELCIISFPKTDYSPIALQPHQNLSEHLTIQNSPVLFGCRTGICGTCLVEVIGDIAPPQADEQEMLDTLAPHNPNARLACQVELTANVEIHKIEQ
- a CDS encoding sulfate transporter, with translation MRVKNDEIAISTTLEAPQLFSVSRLFSNLRGDLAGGLTAAVVALPLALAFAVASGVEPKAGLYTAIVAGIVAAIFGGSPVQITGPTGAMAVILVGIVAKYGLEKVWIAGVIAGIIQIALGVAKLGQLVKFIPYPVTAGFTNGIAVIIFCGQLNNFFGLQLPRQEHFLPGLWQSLTHLAALNWAAVVLGMLVIATNILWPKINTTIPGSLMGLVLATAIASYLHLDVPTIGAIPQALPMLQGIPHWNDFGLIRELINPALALAALGSIESLLSAVVADGMTVSEKHNSDRELIGQGLANIIIPFFGGIPATGAIARTAVNVRSGGKTRLSGVIHGVALAIIVLTLAPLAAQIPLAALAGILMVVSLRMIEWEAIGLLLRATYSDFAVMILTWLVTILFDLVLAVEVGLIAAGALFIKRMSDLSLAKIPETEVFPPGIPLELGKEIAVYRVDGPVFFGAAERFVTFLREQPEVKYLILRLRFVPNMDTTGLVALEDIYHDLERHNCRLILTGLQPQVQQLLERSGLLKKIGLSNCFETTTDAIYSLTPLSSQPVAANFQSKELMELND